The Eulemur rufifrons isolate Redbay chromosome 14, OSU_ERuf_1, whole genome shotgun sequence sequence ACTCTACTTCCGGCTCTGCCCTTCTTCCCTGGGCTTGGACTCCTTGGGTTAGCGGTCTGCTACTACTGTCAAGACTGTACTGTCCCTTTAAGGTACCACATGCCACCATAGCTTACACAGCAATCCtatggagagagagaagcaggttAAGGACAGATTTTTCACAGAATATCGACACTTGATTAATGATTAATGGGTAGAATACAAACGGGAAATCAAGAACTGCCTAACCACACTGCTGTCATAACTACCGGCTAccctttcctcaaatattttaagagtgTTGAGGGACTATAAAATGAATGTGCTCTGTAAACACAAGATATAAATGCTGTTAATAAGTTGGCCAGAAcaaaagtgcttaataaatagtaCCACTGATCTATTAGATGGTATTCTTTTATAAACTAATTTGGACTCTAACCTAGGCTTGTGACCCATAAGACTACAGTGTCCGTAAGAGATTAGTACTCTCGCACGTGCCCCCACACCAGTACCGATCGTTACCGGTTGCTGAAGACGAGCCTGACTGGGGAGGGGCCCTGAGGAAGCCTGAGTTAATACACAGTGAGAGGAAGGGTATCCAACTAGAATCCTCACCCAGCACTGTCAGCTGCCTCCTAAGACGAAGGTAAGAGCTAGTCGTGGACACCCTCACTCTTAAGCCCAAGCCTTTGAGTGTTATGCACAAAATGGATGTACCTTTAGCACTTTATCCACCTCTTGTTTACTTAGATCTTCTCCACACTCTTGAGTTAGCCGAGACTGGATCATGTTTCTTCGTACCCggtaatttttggaaaaaatctcAAGCAAAACCTGTCGATGCTTTAGTAGCAAAAACATGTTATTATGGGAAACAATGATCTAAAAGAGAAACATCCCCAAATAAGACACCTAAAGCCATGGACCTAACCCCACATTACAGGCTCTGATAAAATTCCTTGCCCAcaggaggagcgcttgagcccagggagaggagttcaaggctgcagtgagctatgaacgcaccactgtactccagcctgcaTGACAGAGACCCCAGCTCTTGATGTATAGAAAGGTATGTGCTCACAGAACAAAAAGAGCTGGTGAAGAGACATCAGCAGATGAGCAGCTTAAACATACTTTTTTGCATGATAAAGCACAGTGACAACCGATTTAGCAGGCAGGGGAAGCCACATCTAAGTGAGAAGACAACGTCAGAACTAGTTTAAAGTCTTGATACACAAACATGCCATTGTATCCATGAAATACGATGCCATAAAAATGCATTATGccccaaaataaaacttaaatagaAGATTGAAGCCAGTATGTCCAACATCTGACATAAGTATtctgaaagaacagaaaaaaggtGAAGTTACTAACTTGTAGGATTTCCCAAGAACAACCCAATTGTCTAGTACAATGATGACCTACCTATATACCAGGGCACATCTGAAATTGACTAATATAATGAAAAACTCATCAGTTTGGGATAAAGGAAAGGATATAGGTCAAATTTAAAGGAGCAAGAAGGGGAATGTCATTGAACTTCAAAAACTCTGAAAATGtaacagaatggaaaaatacCTTAAATTCAGAGTAAATGACTATCCCTTAAAATTTTAGTACCAGACCAACAATAATGCATGAGGACAAAAGAAAGCTATCTTAAGAAACAATGCAGATAGCTCCTCTGCCCCCTTAGAAGCTAAAATAAAGCCAGGAAGAAGCCAAGACTAGAAGCCAAACAACAGACGTGGGGAAGAGCCAGTCACACTGGAGGGGAAGACAGTTATCAGAAGAAAGGTATCGACGTTGGTATGTACATGTTTAGAAAatcatgcaagtaaaaatgggaAGTGGCATCTGGCCCTATGGTGAACCAATTTGTTAAGTTGAACAGTTTGTTCAGTTACGATGCTATAAACAGCAATAACTGATTTAGCCAAACTATCTACACCTCTGCATTCTCCCAATGGTTGAAAGCCAAATCCTCACCAGCCACGATGAGAAGCCCATTGATAATATCAAGTTGATACTTCTAACAGTATatgcatattttctattttaaaaacggCAGTAACTCTTTTAGTGGTATCTTCTGGTAGCTTAAAAAGGGATCGTCCCTGAGGAGTGGGAGTCAGGTCAGACAGGGCAAATTTCCCCATATAGTCTTACTTggtttttcaaaacttttttttttctttttagtttgatcagAGTACTTCAGACTAGGAAACCCAGATGTCCCTATTCTGGCCAAAAGGCCCCACCAGTCAGCTACCTCATGGAGGAGAAGGGGACGGAGAACTCTGGGGGCTTCCACTCACTCCCTTTCTCACCACACCTTAGGAGGACAGACCAATCTTAAGGTTTAGGTGAGTTCACGATGTAAGGAAACCCTCTGGACCTCGGGATCCTTGACTCTGCACTACACACACAGCACTGCTAGCTTAATTCACATTTCTGTTCACTGGACAGCTGTGACCCTCCCTGCCCGGGCGTGACGAGAGGCAAAATGACCAATTTCTCCAACCTAAAACTGCAGGACCTGAGATCTGATAAGGAGTCCTTTTGAGTCCTGCTGTCAGAGGCCACTTGAGAAAGGGATCTCATCAGTGCTTCGCAAGCCCGGCTGGCGCCAGAATCCCCTGAGACACCACCCCACACCTACTGAAGGGAAGtggatagtgtgtgtgtgtgtgtgtgtgtgtgtgtgtgtgtatatatacattttcccaACCAATCCTATGGAAAGTAAAGAatccatgtattttttaaaagattctgatGGAACTGGCCCAGACTGGCATTTCAGAACCAGAGGTTTAGGCTCAAACTATCCGTACAACCAGCCTATTTTGTCAGCAGAGATAGGGGGAATGTTTAACATCAGGAGTGGCTGGAAAATCTGAAATGCACACGACTGCACTCATCTCCCCAAAAGCTCTCGACCCTCCCCGAACCCTCTCCCCTCCAGTCTTGGGGAAGATGGCAGCAAAGATCACCTCACCTGGTCACTCATGTCTCCAGACTCCCAGAGGGCAAACACTTTCTGCTCATCCGGGGAAGCAGCAGTCTGTGGAGGAAACTGAACAAGGCCCAGGTATGAGTTGGTGGTTTCTTTACCACGTGGGTCCACCTGCCCGCCTCACCCCTCCCAATCTGCACCAGCCCAGTTGTAGGAACACAGGTTCCGATCCCAGCTGTGAGGGCCTTGGGCAGCCACACCCTCCATCTGCTTCCTCACCACACCATAGGGAGGCAGCTACCCTCAACCCCAGGGCCTTACAGGGCTCCGGGGAGAGGAGTGTGAAATGCACAGTGAACTGCCCAACTCAAAGCCTGCAAGTATAGTCGGTACGGTAGAAAAGCCAAGTTCTTCTGTTTTTCCCATTAGCCTGGCTGCAGGTTCCCCTGGCCTGGGCACTCAGAACGGCAGCACTCCCTTGGTAAGAGACAGCCATCGCCCCACCTCACACCACTCTGCTGCCAGGTCTGGGCAAAGCCTGGGAGGAAGGAACCAGAACAGCCTCCCTCAGGCTGCAGCCTGGCTCTTCACCTCAGGGAATGGAAACGGCCTCCAACACACCTCCGTGTCGTGGCCCCACCAGGGACAGAAAGCAGTCCCGGGTGCTTGTTCTACCACCCTCGAGGCCTGGCACCAAAAGTGCTGAGAGGCCAGGCCACGGAGCAGGTCCCAGGCATAAGCTGAGGGCGCTGTGGGGAAGCGCTCAGCTCATCATCTTAGGTGAAGCAGAAAGGATTCAAGGAGACGCTACACTGAGGTTccaattccagctctgccacttcccggGCATGTGACTTTTAAACAAGTTCATTTCACTTCTTAgaatctgtttcttcatctgcagacTGCGAAAAGGATCAAATGATAAGAAGTGAAATCATTCCAAACAGTGGCCGAGCTGGTATGATGCCATCAGGGGGTGAGATACCAGGAAGAGGAACCCTGCCCTATCCCAGGCTGCGGGTAGGGCCTTCAGACCCCTCATGTGTAATAGCTCTTACAAAAACCAACGTTGTCGCACACAGCCATCACCTGAGAGCAGAGATTCCAGAGAGccggctgccccaggcctctcccccGGCAAGCAGCCTTCCCACAGCTCCCAGGTGCCCTCCTGAGGGTGGCTTCCCTTCGTCTGCCCGTCCCAGCAGGTGCAGGCTGTACTTACAGGCACCAATATCTGTTTGCAGCCAGCGGCCAGCACCGTGTCCTGCAGCATGCGGTCCGAGATGCCGCTGAAGAGCGTGTGGCCGGGGGGCAGGCTGGCCAAGTGCAGGTTGAAGAGGCGCTTGAGTTCGCTCAGGGTGAGCACAAACTGTCTCTGAAAGGTGGCCTCCACGAATGCCCTCAGTTCCCGGGCCACAGGGGTGCTGGCACAGCCTGGGGGCGGGTGCCCATTGAAGCTGTCCCCGCCTGCTGCCCGCCCAGCAGGCAGCCCGTTGGCCAGCCTGCTGTTGAGGCCACCACTGGGTGACGTGTCCATGGGCTCCTCTGTGtcctgctcttcctcttcctccccttcctcactcACAGGCTCCTCCTTGATCCGCACGCCGGGCAGGACCGAGGATGGCTGGATCTGCTCCTTCCGCCGCTGCAGCTCCCGCTCCAGCAACGCGTGGTTCTGCTGGGCCTTGGTTTTGGCTACTTGGACCCGCTGGTCCCCAGAGACCAGCCGCgcaggccctgggggagggaggcagcatTGCTCAGGAGGCGCTGGGCCCCCTGAAGACCAGGGTCCAGCAGggggcccagccctgcctttcCCCACTGCCTTACTCAGGGAATCGAGTTACCCAATGGTGAGGGAAGAAAGAACTAAGGGGAAAAAATCGAATTCCCACGTCCCAAGAGGCAAGCACGGATGGGTTACTGCCACATTCCAGCCAGCAGCTCCTCCTAGGCCCCCACCTTCTATTCACCCAACAGGGCGAGGTCTCGGGAACCCAGACACGGCCCCTGAGGTGCTGctgcagggaagggaagagggccCGGACAGGGTGGCGAACAGCAAGGGCCACGCGACCCTGGTCCAGGCCTGAGAGCTGAACTGCAGCCCTTCTGGGCCAGAGGGTCCAGGGTGGGGCTGCCCTAGCCCAAGGCCCCCCACGCACCTGACTGTCCATCCGGCTTCTTTGGCATGGCTTCCTTTACGAGATTATAGACTTTCTCTAACCTGAAAAGAAGAGTAAACTTTCTCAATTTCAACCGTGTCCCCAGTATCTGCCTCCCAATaaccctccccccgcccgccgcaaGCCCCAGCACATGCTGGTCCCTGATGGCAGGACGGGCATGGAGCACAGCCAGCCCCATGGGGTCCCTCTTCCCCCGTGGGCCTGTCCCAGCAGCGTGCAGGCCCCACGTCCACCTCCCCTCGCCTCACATCCGGGAGGATGCGTGGAGGAGCAGCACGCAGGTGGGCCCCAACGGGCCTGCGCTGCCCAGGTCCACCCGACCGCTCCTCCCCGGAGACAGGGCTGTCCCTGTCCCAACCCGCAGGCTCCGGCAGGCACCTACTTGGCCTGGATGCCGGTCCACAGCATGTGCTGCCGCTGGACCACGTCCGGATGCTTCCTGATGAACTCCCCGTCGTAAGGCAGTACGAACTCCCAGCCTTTGTTGATCCTCACTACAGCCATGTGCTCCAGAAAGTCCTTCACGTCCTCGGCGCAGAGCTGAGCGGGAGGGAGAGCCCGAGGTGAGGCAGAGCCCCCTTCCCCCCGGCAGGAGGCCTGGGCCTCAGACCACGACGACACTTACTTTCGTCACTGTTGCAACCTCTTTCCTGACCACCCAGCGGCTCTGTGTGAACTTCCACATCTGAGGGGAAAAGCAGCACGTTCCAGGAGGCAGCATGGACTGGCTGCCCCCAGGACCCGCCCCAGCCCCACCGAGTAGTTCCTGGGAGCCTGCACCTCATGCGGCGCTGGGTCTGGCTCCTGGCCTGGAATcttcccaggcctggggctgcgGGTCATGACTTGGgactctgagcctgttttctcccCTGGAGAGCATCTGCTGGGCCACCCCAAACACTCCCTGGGGCGGGCAATGCCCTGTCTGGCCCCGGCTGCACCCCGGCCCTCCCTCAGGCTCTGCCCGGGGGCCCTTCACAGTGGGGGCTGCTCTTCATTCCAAAATCGCACAGCCCCCTGCAACCCCCCACTCTGCCTCAGCAGCTCTCCTGCCCCCCAACTGCTTTAGGAAGTGCCTGGGAGAGATGACAGTGGATGTCTGAGAGACGTGGGGGAAGGGACAACTGACTGTCACCTATGCTAACTCACATGGAACCCAGACCCTCTCCCAGGCCCCCAGTCCTGACAGCATAGCCAGAGGGGAGCAGGCAGGAGCTCGGGGGACACCGGCACTCGGCTTGGGTGGGTGACCCTAGGGTGGCCACCTGCTGTCCCCCAGAGACACAAATACACTGCTCAGGCACCTGGACACCAACTACCCAAAGGAGCTAGTGTTCAATCAGGAAGGAGAAAACACAGATACTCTTCAAGCAATGCAAGGGCTGCCCTGTGTGACCAGGCTGGCGGTAGGCACAGCGAGGGGCATGGGGGCAGCGTCCAGGAGGCACGTTTCAGGCAACACAAAGTGTGACACCAAGGTTGAGGAAGGCAGTGTGGTTCCCAGCAGAGGTCTTGGGTGGGGATTAAGTTCTGGATGGGGGCAGGACAGGGCCACGGAAGGACTCTCGAGAGTAGGAGTGGGAGAGTAGGAGGCCAGAGCGCCCAGGTACTTACAACAAAGTCCCGGCCCCTGCAGAGCACCTCGGCCGGCACGCCGCTGTGAGGGCTGGACGAGTCCTTGGGGTACAGGATGTCACTGTCAAggaaggtgggggtggcaggTCAGTCCTGTCCTTAGGCCCCGCCTGCCATCTAGGCTCTGAGCTGAAGCCCAGCCTGGGCCATGCCTCTTTCCAGCATGGGCCTGTACAGGCCTGAGCCCAGCACCTCCCGAGGAGCCTGCTCTGTGAGCCCCACCCAAGAGTTCTTCCTCCAAACCCTTCTCAACCCACCATCCGCATACCGGCCCAGGCCCCTGCACGTTCAGGGAGAGTCAGGGGCTCAGGCCAGGCAGTAACTAAAGGCGGCACGTGCAGCACCAGGCACAGAGCCCAGGGTGGAGTCATGGAGCTCAGCTCTAACCCCAGCTCCTGGCTGCCTTGCTTCGAGACTTCTGGCAGGTGTGTGACGAGATGGCCCCTCCaagctttcatttattcatggCATACATACATATAGGTGGTTCCATTTAACAAGTGACAGTGCCATTGCAAAGGGCTTCCGTAATGGACAACAGCCACCAGGTACTGACAGTCATGTTTACTGGTGAAAGAGCGCCGCCACGTGGCAGTAACGTGAATACACGTTACAATTTGTTCATATTTGGCCAACCAGCTGAAATCATGAGCTTTCTGCAATTACTTTTTTAACAAATTTGGAGCAATTCACATTTTGTCAGATTGTTCACCTTATACTACACTACTTAAAGAAATACATCCTAATAATAACGTATTTTCTGTAATACCATTTAGAATTAACATAATTGAAGTATGCGTAAAACAGAGCCACGCCGTATTTACCAAGGggctgctgtgtgctgggcactataTGGGGACCTGGGGGGACAGCAGAAAGTCAGAACAGTCTCCACTCCCTTGACTGGACGTCTAGCGGAGAAATCACAGAAGAAAAACGACCAACAGGCACCGAGCTACACATTTAAGGCCTAGGAACCCCAGCAgaatatgtaaaaagaaattcACACTGAGACACATCTTAATAAAACTGGGGAAAGCTGAAACAAATTCTTAAGAGCAGCCAGAGGGAAACGAAGGGAGATTACCTTCAAAGGAACAGAATTAAACTGACAGTGGCCTTGTcagcagaaaacaatgaagtcAGAATACAGAAAGGAAAATCACCACCAACCCAGAATTCTACACTCggtaaaaatatccttcaagaacAAAGGTGAAATACACatttccagagaaacaaaaatcaagaaaattcatcaccagcagactTGCATTAAAGAAAATACTACATTCTTAGGCAGAAGGAAATTACCCCAGATAGAAACTCAGAGATCCAGAAAGAAACGATGAGTAAACTAAAAAGGTAAATACGTGAGTAGATCGAAGGAATACTGATTAACCAGATACAGCAATGTCTTGGGgagattaaaatatacaaatacagaAATACCTGCGTGGGGAGGAGGATAAATACATTCTAAGATCTTCGAACTGTCTTGGAAGTGGGTAAAAAGTGGCAATCAATACCAAACTGGGTGAGCCATGAAGGCAAGCCGAATGCTGTAGGGTAACCAATTTATGAGCCAAGGGAGAATAACTTCCGAGGAAGCAGGAAAAATGGGAACATAGCAGGCAGGACAAACAGAAAGTACGGCAGATTTAACCCCAAAACATCTGTGATGGCATTAAATGGAAATGGACCAAGTGCTCCCATCCAGAGGCTACGGAACAACTTACCTCTTCACCACCCAGTTTCCTTGGACTAACATCGCTACCTTCTGGATGCCACGCAGAACAGCCACGGAGTCGATGGACGGGCCCAGGAGGCTCATCAGGTTGGCAAAAGGCATGACCTTCACTGAGGAAGACACAGGAGACGTCAGGCAAGGGAAGGCGGCCTGGCCCTCCCTTTCCCCCACCAAGCATTTGCATGGCTTCAGGCTCACGTGACAACCTCAGAATGTGGACAATAGTAAGAACATCCGTGAGGGGAATAGCTCAGATTCACTGTCTGCTTACTACCTGCCGGGCACCATGCACCTTGCTGAATCCTTCTGAGGATCCTACAAGAAGTGCCTACTGAGGAAGACTGAGGAGTGCCTCAGTAGGAGGGGGCTATTACTACTCAGGCCTGGCCCATGATCACTtggctaggaagtggcagagccaggatttgaacccaggccccCTGGCTGCAGAGTCGGTGCCCTTAATCACGGTCTGTTGACCCCCAACCCAAGCAAGcactgggcagggcctggggaggtcCTCTGCAGGAAGCCCAATGGCCTGGTACCCTGGTAGCCCCAGAAACAGCAGGGCACACCCCTCTCGACTCAGGCCCGGAGACCTCACAGTGGCATCTCCGGAGCCCAGAGCCTGGGGCTCCACTCTGAGTTCAGGGCTCAGGTCTGCTACTCACCAGCTACAAGCTCCCTAAAGGTTCCAGCCCTCACAGTCCTTTGAGAAGAGGAAACCAGTCCCCACTGTGCGAGTCTGGTGAGGGTGCCACAGTATAGAGCAAGCGAAAGCACTTTATTATGAAAGTGACTCTAgttcagccaggtgtggtggctgtgCCTCGgtccccagctactcgggacgcggagtaggaagatcacttgaggcaaggagtttgagaccagcctggacaacatggcaagaatctctttaaaaaaaaaaaaattagccaggcctggaggtgcacacctgcagtcccagctattcacaCTGAGGCCCGAGAATggtgcttgaggccaagagttcaaggccagcctgggcgaCATCGCGAGACACCatctccaacaacaacaacaaccaccaccaccaccctagTTCATGTTCACATGAAAGGCTCTGTACTAAGCCCTTTAGAAGCCTCATCTCTGATTCCTCCCATCAGCCCCTAGGAATTATCATTAGTCTCTTTTTATAGATAAATACACTAAAGCTCCGAAAGGTTAGTGCCTGCCCAAGCTCACAGCAGGTGATGGCGAGGATAGGACAGGAACCCACTGCATTGCTGTCGTGTGCCATCCTCCCAGACAAGGGCGGAGCTGCAAAGCTAGGCAGACtctgggcagcaggggccactGGCATTGCCCCCTGGTCCTCAGACTGTCCCACAGACTCCAGTGGGGCTGGGGCCCCCGAGAGGGCAGAGGGTGGCCACCCACCGTTCTTCATCAGGATCTTGATCTGATCGGCCAGGGGCAGGGTGCGCAGTTGGGCCATGGACAGGACATTGCTGGGGGCCACGGGCTTGTCTCTGTTGGAAATGAAGGTGACGGGTTAGAGGCGGCCGGcccgggggagggagagggagagggagtccAGCCCGCCTTACtcacttctcctcctcctggctgGGCGGCATCAGCATCATGAGGTACTCGCTgcggggagagggcaggggtcaGAGGCCCGAGGGCTGAACCTCATCGGCACCCCCGGGTGAgggtctggggagggggcgcACACAGAGGCCCCAGCAGCCCTGGCTCACACGATGAACACTCCCACAGAAGGGGATCATTTCTTTCCAGGCCCACCCTCCTGGCCCTCTCCAGAGGACAATGGGGCCCCATGCCCCTCCCCTATGATAGAGAAAGGGCCACGGGCCCAAGGGAGGACCCATCCTGGAGGGACCCTCTCCTGGGGCCCCTGGCCCAGCCCGTCCCACCTGGGTGACTTGACGAGCTCGGTGTTCTCCACCCCACTCGAGCCTGGGCACAGCAGGTACTGGCGCTCGTGCTCAGAGCGGCTGTCCTGTCGGGGGAGGGGAGCATGTGGGAGGAGCCTCAGCCAAtgccccaggcctgggccaccCCCAAGGCCGCCTCTACCTTCCACTCCTGCCACTCACTGTCCAGCACCAAGGCCAGCCACAGGACCACGTCCAACCTCCTGAGCATGGCACCCAAGGCCTCTGATGTGGCCTCAACCACCTGCCTTCCTGGCTTTATGACCTGCCAAGCCCCAGCACCAGGGCCTTGGTACCCTGTCTGTAATTTGGGAGCACTACCAGCAATgataaataatagctaacattcatCAAGCACCTAAGATGTGCTAGGCTGTGTTCCAATGGCTGTACATATCTCATTCTCAAAATATAATAACTGTGacgtaggtactattattactattcccatcttatagataaggaaactgaggctcagagaggttaggcaacttgcccaaggttacacagtaGGAAACAGCAGAGCATCTGGAAGTCTGACCCTGAGTCTAAGGCTCTGCCAACACAAATCTCTTCCAGGAAGGTTCCAGAGAAATCAGGAGTTGCTCCTCCCTCCCAAAAAACACTAGGGAGCCCTGGCCCCTGGTGTCTTTGGGGGGGTTAATGGTCAATTGCTTCCCTCACTCAGTACACAGTTTCAAGGATTAGGTTCTCACGGCAACACATGAGATGAAAACCGAGTACAGCACCTCTGGGGCACCCGACAGATGGCTGACCCTCCAGCACCAGACAGTGTCCGGCCCGTGTTCCGGGCCAGTGCCGCGTGAAACATATGGACC is a genomic window containing:
- the POLR3E gene encoding DNA-directed RNA polymerase III subunit RPC5 isoform X2, which produces MSHCTSLCGQKSPFLLVVYLGVELLGHMYPVRPASMTYDDIPHLSAKIKPKQQKVELEMAIDTLNPNYCRSKGEQIALNVDGACADETSTYSSKLMDKQTFCSSQTTSNTSRYAAALYRQGELHLTPLHGILQLRPSFSYLDKADAKHREREAANEAGDSSQDEAEEDVKQITVRFSRPESEQARQRRVQSYEFLQKKHAEEPWVHLHYYGLRDSRSEHERQYLLCPGSSGVENTELVKSPSEYLMMLMPPSQEEEKDKPVAPSNVLSMAQLRTLPLADQIKILMKNVKVMPFANLMSLLGPSIDSVAVLRGIQKVAMLVQGNWVVKSDILYPKDSSSPHSGVPAEVLCRGRDFVMWKFTQSRWVVRKEVATVTKLCAEDVKDFLEHMAVVRINKGWEFVLPYDGEFIRKHPDVVQRQHMLWTGIQAKLEKVYNLVKEAMPKKPDGQSGPARLVSGDQRVQVAKTKAQQNHALLERELQRRKEQIQPSSVLPGVRIKEEPVSEEGEEEEEQDTEEPMDTSPSGGLNSRLANGLPAGRAAGGDSFNGHPPPGCASTPVARELRAFVEATFQRQFVLTLSELKRLFNLHLASLPPGHTLFSGISDRMLQDTVLAAGCKQILVPFPPQTAASPDEQKVFALWESGDMSDQHRQVLLEIFSKNYRVRRNMIQSRLTQECGEDLSKQEVDKVLKDCCVSYGGMWYLKGTVQS